From the Daphnia magna isolate NIES linkage group LG3, ASM2063170v1.1, whole genome shotgun sequence genome, one window contains:
- the LOC116919142 gene encoding tyrosine-protein phosphatase non-receptor type 9 isoform X2 — protein MRQANNSRGTFNIATLDDDQIEAAKEFIAAVNLARQQRGSGPLSWATAVKFLMARKFDVGRGLTLYEQHESTRIREGLVHFEPAIEPLRTELETGKFTVLPTRDGGGAAIAVFTARLHYPELSNHQVTLQGVVYQLDVALESVDTQRSGLVFIYDMSDSKYANFDYDLSQKILTLLKGAYPARLRKVLIVTAPLWFKAPFKILRLFVREKLRDRVYTVSLPQLTLHLPADSLPSELGGNLKVDHGAWLRYCFKSMTNRVGDLCDISTGPNPLFPPSETATTSEADDRPEREEEEEPISEAEPSDDDDDVEEIEEPVPLQVESVAHRLQEPIPLAPASQDFVNNFATVSCKSASVVEASPPPKPTVANVSDNMVIERSASPPPPPSSASSGFSDDDSLHFDDGRGMTLEEFAGHVKAKSKQGLYLEYADIKAKGTDGTFNNSRLKGNAAKNRYTDVLCYDHSRVVLSMEDPEDICSDYINANYVDGYKQKNAFISTQGPLPKTYGDFWRMVWEQQCVVVVMTTRCLERGRPKCGQYWPLGEEEAAEYGHFEIINLTTEQQSDYTISMLHLTNLKTRETRSVAHMQFTSWPDYGVPLSATAMLEFLQRMRDMQSGLVAAMGDTWIGHPLGPPIVVHCSAGIGRTGSLCTIDICLRRLEDVGTIDVLGTVEKIRSQRAHSIQMPDQYLFCHTAILECAVAAGLLQGDELACLDDEDDSSDTG, from the exons ATGCGTCAAGCAAACAACAGCCGCGGGACGTTTAACATTGCGACCCTCGACGACGACCAGATCGAG gCGGCCAAGGAATTCATTGCGGCGGTCAACCTTGCTCGTCAACAACGTGGCTCTGGGCCGCTCTCGTGGGCGACAGCCGTCAAGTTTTTGATGGCACGCAAGTTCGACGTTGGACGCGGGCTAACTCTATACGAACAACACGAATCAACGCGGATCCGTGAGGGATTGGTCCATTTCGAGCCCGCCATTGAACCGCTAAGAACCGAGTTGGAGACGGGAAAGTTCACCGTGCTA CCAACTCGTGATGGAGGTGGTGCTGCCATTGCCGTTTTTACCGCTCGCCTACACTATCCTGAGCTCTCTAATCACCAAGTCACACTCCAG GGTGTCGTTTATCAGCTGGACGTAGCCCTGGAGAGTGTGGACACGCAACGTTCCGGCCTTGTATTCATCTACGACATGAGCGATTCAAAATATGCCAACTTTGACTATGACCTCAGTCAGAAAATATTGACATTACTTAAG GGAGCTTATCCAGCACGGCTGAGGAAAGTGTTGATAGTGACGGCGCCACTCTGGTTTAAAGCTCCATTCAAGATTTTACGGCTGTTTGTGCGTGAAAAATTGCGAGATCGTGTCTACACCGTCAGCTTACCTCAG TTGACGTTGCACTTGCCAGCGGACTCGCTGCCGAGTGAGCTGGGCGGTAATCTTAAAGTGGACCACGGCGCCTGGCTTCGCTATTGCTTCAAATCGATGACGAATCGCGTCGGGGATTTGTGCGACATATCAACTGGACCCAACCCACTGTTTCCGCCTTCGGAAACGGCCACGACTTCTGAAGCGGATGATCGGCCTGAACgggaagaggaggaggaacCCATTAGTGAAGCTGAACCGtctgacgacgacgacgacgtcgAAGAGATCGAAGAACCTGTCCCACTGCAAGTCGAGTCTGTTGCACACCGACTG CAGGAGCCGATACCGCTTGCGCCCGCCTCTCAGGACTTTGTCAACAATTTTGCTACCGTTTCGTGCAAAAGTGCATCGGTGGTGGAAGCCTCTCCACCGCCAAAGCCAACAGTGGCCAACGTTTCAGACAATATGGTTATAGAGAGATCCGCATCTCCACCGCCACCGCCGTCTTCTGCCAGCAGCGGATTCTCGGACGACGACAGTCTGCATTTTGACGACGGCAGGGGTATGACCCTTGAAGAGTTTGCGGGTCACGTCAAAGCCAAAAGCAAACAGGGTCTTTATCTCGAGTATGCCGATATCAAAGCCAAAGGGACGGACGGCACTTTTAACAATTCCAG ATTAAAAGGTAACGCTGCCAAAAATCGTTACACAGACGTTTTGTGCTATGATCACAGTCGGGTCGTCTTGTCTATGGAAGATCCCGAAGACATTTGCTCGGATTACATCAACGCCAACTACGTCGACGGCTACAAACAAAAGAACGCTTTCATTTCGACCCAAGGTCCTCTACCAAAGACCTATGGTGATTTTTGGCGGATGGTATGGGAACAGCAGTGCGTCGTGGTCGTCATGACCACACGTTGCCTGGAGAGGGGAAGACCCAAATGTGGCCAGTACTGGCCTCTTGGCGAGGAAGAGGCGGCCGAATACggccattttgaaattatcaaCCTGACAACAGAGCAACAAAGTGATTACACCATCTCGATGCTCCATCTGACAAACCTGAAG ACGCGTGAGACCCGATCTGTGGCTCACATGCAATTTACATCTTGGCCCGACTACGGCGTACCTCTCTCGGCAACGGCCATGCTCGAGTTCCTGCAGCGAATGCGCGACATGCAGAGTGGTTTGGTAGCTGCCATGGGCGATACTTGGATCGGTCATCCGCTTGGCCCTCCCATAGTCGTTCACTGTTCAGCTGGCATCGGTCGTACAG GCTCACTCTGCACGATTGATATTTGTCTCCGGAGATTAGAAGATGTCGGTACGATCGATGTTCTAG GCACGGTTGAGAAAATCCGGTCGCAGCGAGCCCATTCGATTCAGATGCCTGATCAATATCTCTTCTGTCATACGGCCATCTTAGAATGTGCTGTAGCGGCTGGCCTGCTCCAGGGCGATGAACTGGCATGCTTGGATGACGAGGATGACAGTAGCGATACTGGCTAG
- the LOC116919142 gene encoding tyrosine-protein phosphatase non-receptor type 9 isoform X1: protein MAMVTRKTTTIAKGCAHTRQRLYPKSVVFNMADIVLSAEEESAAKEFIAAVNLARQQRGSGPLSWATAVKFLMARKFDVGRGLTLYEQHESTRIREGLVHFEPAIEPLRTELETGKFTVLPTRDGGGAAIAVFTARLHYPELSNHQVTLQGVVYQLDVALESVDTQRSGLVFIYDMSDSKYANFDYDLSQKILTLLKGAYPARLRKVLIVTAPLWFKAPFKILRLFVREKLRDRVYTVSLPQLTLHLPADSLPSELGGNLKVDHGAWLRYCFKSMTNRVGDLCDISTGPNPLFPPSETATTSEADDRPEREEEEEPISEAEPSDDDDDVEEIEEPVPLQVESVAHRLQEPIPLAPASQDFVNNFATVSCKSASVVEASPPPKPTVANVSDNMVIERSASPPPPPSSASSGFSDDDSLHFDDGRGMTLEEFAGHVKAKSKQGLYLEYADIKAKGTDGTFNNSRLKGNAAKNRYTDVLCYDHSRVVLSMEDPEDICSDYINANYVDGYKQKNAFISTQGPLPKTYGDFWRMVWEQQCVVVVMTTRCLERGRPKCGQYWPLGEEEAAEYGHFEIINLTTEQQSDYTISMLHLTNLKTRETRSVAHMQFTSWPDYGVPLSATAMLEFLQRMRDMQSGLVAAMGDTWIGHPLGPPIVVHCSAGIGRTGSLCTIDICLRRLEDVGTIDVLGTVEKIRSQRAHSIQMPDQYLFCHTAILECAVAAGLLQGDELACLDDEDDSSDTG, encoded by the exons ATGGCGATGGTTACTCGGAAAACTACGACGATCGCCAAGGGCTGTGCTCATACTAGACAGAGACTGTATCCAAAGTCAGTCGTATTCAACATGGCTGACATAGTACTGTCAGCCGAAGAAGAGTCG gCGGCCAAGGAATTCATTGCGGCGGTCAACCTTGCTCGTCAACAACGTGGCTCTGGGCCGCTCTCGTGGGCGACAGCCGTCAAGTTTTTGATGGCACGCAAGTTCGACGTTGGACGCGGGCTAACTCTATACGAACAACACGAATCAACGCGGATCCGTGAGGGATTGGTCCATTTCGAGCCCGCCATTGAACCGCTAAGAACCGAGTTGGAGACGGGAAAGTTCACCGTGCTA CCAACTCGTGATGGAGGTGGTGCTGCCATTGCCGTTTTTACCGCTCGCCTACACTATCCTGAGCTCTCTAATCACCAAGTCACACTCCAG GGTGTCGTTTATCAGCTGGACGTAGCCCTGGAGAGTGTGGACACGCAACGTTCCGGCCTTGTATTCATCTACGACATGAGCGATTCAAAATATGCCAACTTTGACTATGACCTCAGTCAGAAAATATTGACATTACTTAAG GGAGCTTATCCAGCACGGCTGAGGAAAGTGTTGATAGTGACGGCGCCACTCTGGTTTAAAGCTCCATTCAAGATTTTACGGCTGTTTGTGCGTGAAAAATTGCGAGATCGTGTCTACACCGTCAGCTTACCTCAG TTGACGTTGCACTTGCCAGCGGACTCGCTGCCGAGTGAGCTGGGCGGTAATCTTAAAGTGGACCACGGCGCCTGGCTTCGCTATTGCTTCAAATCGATGACGAATCGCGTCGGGGATTTGTGCGACATATCAACTGGACCCAACCCACTGTTTCCGCCTTCGGAAACGGCCACGACTTCTGAAGCGGATGATCGGCCTGAACgggaagaggaggaggaacCCATTAGTGAAGCTGAACCGtctgacgacgacgacgacgtcgAAGAGATCGAAGAACCTGTCCCACTGCAAGTCGAGTCTGTTGCACACCGACTG CAGGAGCCGATACCGCTTGCGCCCGCCTCTCAGGACTTTGTCAACAATTTTGCTACCGTTTCGTGCAAAAGTGCATCGGTGGTGGAAGCCTCTCCACCGCCAAAGCCAACAGTGGCCAACGTTTCAGACAATATGGTTATAGAGAGATCCGCATCTCCACCGCCACCGCCGTCTTCTGCCAGCAGCGGATTCTCGGACGACGACAGTCTGCATTTTGACGACGGCAGGGGTATGACCCTTGAAGAGTTTGCGGGTCACGTCAAAGCCAAAAGCAAACAGGGTCTTTATCTCGAGTATGCCGATATCAAAGCCAAAGGGACGGACGGCACTTTTAACAATTCCAG ATTAAAAGGTAACGCTGCCAAAAATCGTTACACAGACGTTTTGTGCTATGATCACAGTCGGGTCGTCTTGTCTATGGAAGATCCCGAAGACATTTGCTCGGATTACATCAACGCCAACTACGTCGACGGCTACAAACAAAAGAACGCTTTCATTTCGACCCAAGGTCCTCTACCAAAGACCTATGGTGATTTTTGGCGGATGGTATGGGAACAGCAGTGCGTCGTGGTCGTCATGACCACACGTTGCCTGGAGAGGGGAAGACCCAAATGTGGCCAGTACTGGCCTCTTGGCGAGGAAGAGGCGGCCGAATACggccattttgaaattatcaaCCTGACAACAGAGCAACAAAGTGATTACACCATCTCGATGCTCCATCTGACAAACCTGAAG ACGCGTGAGACCCGATCTGTGGCTCACATGCAATTTACATCTTGGCCCGACTACGGCGTACCTCTCTCGGCAACGGCCATGCTCGAGTTCCTGCAGCGAATGCGCGACATGCAGAGTGGTTTGGTAGCTGCCATGGGCGATACTTGGATCGGTCATCCGCTTGGCCCTCCCATAGTCGTTCACTGTTCAGCTGGCATCGGTCGTACAG GCTCACTCTGCACGATTGATATTTGTCTCCGGAGATTAGAAGATGTCGGTACGATCGATGTTCTAG GCACGGTTGAGAAAATCCGGTCGCAGCGAGCCCATTCGATTCAGATGCCTGATCAATATCTCTTCTGTCATACGGCCATCTTAGAATGTGCTGTAGCGGCTGGCCTGCTCCAGGGCGATGAACTGGCATGCTTGGATGACGAGGATGACAGTAGCGATACTGGCTAG
- the LOC116919142 gene encoding tyrosine-protein phosphatase non-receptor type 9 isoform X3: MAMVTRKTTTIAKGCAHTRQRLYPKSVVFNMADIVLSAEEESAAKEFIAAVNLARQQRGSGPLSWATAVKFLMARKFDVGRGLTLYEQHESTRIREGLVHFEPAIEPLRTELETGKFTVLGVVYQLDVALESVDTQRSGLVFIYDMSDSKYANFDYDLSQKILTLLKGAYPARLRKVLIVTAPLWFKAPFKILRLFVREKLRDRVYTVSLPQLTLHLPADSLPSELGGNLKVDHGAWLRYCFKSMTNRVGDLCDISTGPNPLFPPSETATTSEADDRPEREEEEEPISEAEPSDDDDDVEEIEEPVPLQVESVAHRLQEPIPLAPASQDFVNNFATVSCKSASVVEASPPPKPTVANVSDNMVIERSASPPPPPSSASSGFSDDDSLHFDDGRGMTLEEFAGHVKAKSKQGLYLEYADIKAKGTDGTFNNSRLKGNAAKNRYTDVLCYDHSRVVLSMEDPEDICSDYINANYVDGYKQKNAFISTQGPLPKTYGDFWRMVWEQQCVVVVMTTRCLERGRPKCGQYWPLGEEEAAEYGHFEIINLTTEQQSDYTISMLHLTNLKTRETRSVAHMQFTSWPDYGVPLSATAMLEFLQRMRDMQSGLVAAMGDTWIGHPLGPPIVVHCSAGIGRTGSLCTIDICLRRLEDVGTIDVLGTVEKIRSQRAHSIQMPDQYLFCHTAILECAVAAGLLQGDELACLDDEDDSSDTG, translated from the exons ATGGCGATGGTTACTCGGAAAACTACGACGATCGCCAAGGGCTGTGCTCATACTAGACAGAGACTGTATCCAAAGTCAGTCGTATTCAACATGGCTGACATAGTACTGTCAGCCGAAGAAGAGTCG gCGGCCAAGGAATTCATTGCGGCGGTCAACCTTGCTCGTCAACAACGTGGCTCTGGGCCGCTCTCGTGGGCGACAGCCGTCAAGTTTTTGATGGCACGCAAGTTCGACGTTGGACGCGGGCTAACTCTATACGAACAACACGAATCAACGCGGATCCGTGAGGGATTGGTCCATTTCGAGCCCGCCATTGAACCGCTAAGAACCGAGTTGGAGACGGGAAAGTTCACCGTGCTA GGTGTCGTTTATCAGCTGGACGTAGCCCTGGAGAGTGTGGACACGCAACGTTCCGGCCTTGTATTCATCTACGACATGAGCGATTCAAAATATGCCAACTTTGACTATGACCTCAGTCAGAAAATATTGACATTACTTAAG GGAGCTTATCCAGCACGGCTGAGGAAAGTGTTGATAGTGACGGCGCCACTCTGGTTTAAAGCTCCATTCAAGATTTTACGGCTGTTTGTGCGTGAAAAATTGCGAGATCGTGTCTACACCGTCAGCTTACCTCAG TTGACGTTGCACTTGCCAGCGGACTCGCTGCCGAGTGAGCTGGGCGGTAATCTTAAAGTGGACCACGGCGCCTGGCTTCGCTATTGCTTCAAATCGATGACGAATCGCGTCGGGGATTTGTGCGACATATCAACTGGACCCAACCCACTGTTTCCGCCTTCGGAAACGGCCACGACTTCTGAAGCGGATGATCGGCCTGAACgggaagaggaggaggaacCCATTAGTGAAGCTGAACCGtctgacgacgacgacgacgtcgAAGAGATCGAAGAACCTGTCCCACTGCAAGTCGAGTCTGTTGCACACCGACTG CAGGAGCCGATACCGCTTGCGCCCGCCTCTCAGGACTTTGTCAACAATTTTGCTACCGTTTCGTGCAAAAGTGCATCGGTGGTGGAAGCCTCTCCACCGCCAAAGCCAACAGTGGCCAACGTTTCAGACAATATGGTTATAGAGAGATCCGCATCTCCACCGCCACCGCCGTCTTCTGCCAGCAGCGGATTCTCGGACGACGACAGTCTGCATTTTGACGACGGCAGGGGTATGACCCTTGAAGAGTTTGCGGGTCACGTCAAAGCCAAAAGCAAACAGGGTCTTTATCTCGAGTATGCCGATATCAAAGCCAAAGGGACGGACGGCACTTTTAACAATTCCAG ATTAAAAGGTAACGCTGCCAAAAATCGTTACACAGACGTTTTGTGCTATGATCACAGTCGGGTCGTCTTGTCTATGGAAGATCCCGAAGACATTTGCTCGGATTACATCAACGCCAACTACGTCGACGGCTACAAACAAAAGAACGCTTTCATTTCGACCCAAGGTCCTCTACCAAAGACCTATGGTGATTTTTGGCGGATGGTATGGGAACAGCAGTGCGTCGTGGTCGTCATGACCACACGTTGCCTGGAGAGGGGAAGACCCAAATGTGGCCAGTACTGGCCTCTTGGCGAGGAAGAGGCGGCCGAATACggccattttgaaattatcaaCCTGACAACAGAGCAACAAAGTGATTACACCATCTCGATGCTCCATCTGACAAACCTGAAG ACGCGTGAGACCCGATCTGTGGCTCACATGCAATTTACATCTTGGCCCGACTACGGCGTACCTCTCTCGGCAACGGCCATGCTCGAGTTCCTGCAGCGAATGCGCGACATGCAGAGTGGTTTGGTAGCTGCCATGGGCGATACTTGGATCGGTCATCCGCTTGGCCCTCCCATAGTCGTTCACTGTTCAGCTGGCATCGGTCGTACAG GCTCACTCTGCACGATTGATATTTGTCTCCGGAGATTAGAAGATGTCGGTACGATCGATGTTCTAG GCACGGTTGAGAAAATCCGGTCGCAGCGAGCCCATTCGATTCAGATGCCTGATCAATATCTCTTCTGTCATACGGCCATCTTAGAATGTGCTGTAGCGGCTGGCCTGCTCCAGGGCGATGAACTGGCATGCTTGGATGACGAGGATGACAGTAGCGATACTGGCTAG
- the LOC116919142 gene encoding tyrosine-protein phosphatase non-receptor type 9 isoform X4: MARKFDVGRGLTLYEQHESTRIREGLVHFEPAIEPLRTELETGKFTVLPTRDGGGAAIAVFTARLHYPELSNHQVTLQGVVYQLDVALESVDTQRSGLVFIYDMSDSKYANFDYDLSQKILTLLKGAYPARLRKVLIVTAPLWFKAPFKILRLFVREKLRDRVYTVSLPQLTLHLPADSLPSELGGNLKVDHGAWLRYCFKSMTNRVGDLCDISTGPNPLFPPSETATTSEADDRPEREEEEEPISEAEPSDDDDDVEEIEEPVPLQVESVAHRLQEPIPLAPASQDFVNNFATVSCKSASVVEASPPPKPTVANVSDNMVIERSASPPPPPSSASSGFSDDDSLHFDDGRGMTLEEFAGHVKAKSKQGLYLEYADIKAKGTDGTFNNSRLKGNAAKNRYTDVLCYDHSRVVLSMEDPEDICSDYINANYVDGYKQKNAFISTQGPLPKTYGDFWRMVWEQQCVVVVMTTRCLERGRPKCGQYWPLGEEEAAEYGHFEIINLTTEQQSDYTISMLHLTNLKTRETRSVAHMQFTSWPDYGVPLSATAMLEFLQRMRDMQSGLVAAMGDTWIGHPLGPPIVVHCSAGIGRTGSLCTIDICLRRLEDVGTIDVLGTVEKIRSQRAHSIQMPDQYLFCHTAILECAVAAGLLQGDELACLDDEDDSSDTG; this comes from the exons ATGGCACGCAAGTTCGACGTTGGACGCGGGCTAACTCTATACGAACAACACGAATCAACGCGGATCCGTGAGGGATTGGTCCATTTCGAGCCCGCCATTGAACCGCTAAGAACCGAGTTGGAGACGGGAAAGTTCACCGTGCTA CCAACTCGTGATGGAGGTGGTGCTGCCATTGCCGTTTTTACCGCTCGCCTACACTATCCTGAGCTCTCTAATCACCAAGTCACACTCCAG GGTGTCGTTTATCAGCTGGACGTAGCCCTGGAGAGTGTGGACACGCAACGTTCCGGCCTTGTATTCATCTACGACATGAGCGATTCAAAATATGCCAACTTTGACTATGACCTCAGTCAGAAAATATTGACATTACTTAAG GGAGCTTATCCAGCACGGCTGAGGAAAGTGTTGATAGTGACGGCGCCACTCTGGTTTAAAGCTCCATTCAAGATTTTACGGCTGTTTGTGCGTGAAAAATTGCGAGATCGTGTCTACACCGTCAGCTTACCTCAG TTGACGTTGCACTTGCCAGCGGACTCGCTGCCGAGTGAGCTGGGCGGTAATCTTAAAGTGGACCACGGCGCCTGGCTTCGCTATTGCTTCAAATCGATGACGAATCGCGTCGGGGATTTGTGCGACATATCAACTGGACCCAACCCACTGTTTCCGCCTTCGGAAACGGCCACGACTTCTGAAGCGGATGATCGGCCTGAACgggaagaggaggaggaacCCATTAGTGAAGCTGAACCGtctgacgacgacgacgacgtcgAAGAGATCGAAGAACCTGTCCCACTGCAAGTCGAGTCTGTTGCACACCGACTG CAGGAGCCGATACCGCTTGCGCCCGCCTCTCAGGACTTTGTCAACAATTTTGCTACCGTTTCGTGCAAAAGTGCATCGGTGGTGGAAGCCTCTCCACCGCCAAAGCCAACAGTGGCCAACGTTTCAGACAATATGGTTATAGAGAGATCCGCATCTCCACCGCCACCGCCGTCTTCTGCCAGCAGCGGATTCTCGGACGACGACAGTCTGCATTTTGACGACGGCAGGGGTATGACCCTTGAAGAGTTTGCGGGTCACGTCAAAGCCAAAAGCAAACAGGGTCTTTATCTCGAGTATGCCGATATCAAAGCCAAAGGGACGGACGGCACTTTTAACAATTCCAG ATTAAAAGGTAACGCTGCCAAAAATCGTTACACAGACGTTTTGTGCTATGATCACAGTCGGGTCGTCTTGTCTATGGAAGATCCCGAAGACATTTGCTCGGATTACATCAACGCCAACTACGTCGACGGCTACAAACAAAAGAACGCTTTCATTTCGACCCAAGGTCCTCTACCAAAGACCTATGGTGATTTTTGGCGGATGGTATGGGAACAGCAGTGCGTCGTGGTCGTCATGACCACACGTTGCCTGGAGAGGGGAAGACCCAAATGTGGCCAGTACTGGCCTCTTGGCGAGGAAGAGGCGGCCGAATACggccattttgaaattatcaaCCTGACAACAGAGCAACAAAGTGATTACACCATCTCGATGCTCCATCTGACAAACCTGAAG ACGCGTGAGACCCGATCTGTGGCTCACATGCAATTTACATCTTGGCCCGACTACGGCGTACCTCTCTCGGCAACGGCCATGCTCGAGTTCCTGCAGCGAATGCGCGACATGCAGAGTGGTTTGGTAGCTGCCATGGGCGATACTTGGATCGGTCATCCGCTTGGCCCTCCCATAGTCGTTCACTGTTCAGCTGGCATCGGTCGTACAG GCTCACTCTGCACGATTGATATTTGTCTCCGGAGATTAGAAGATGTCGGTACGATCGATGTTCTAG GCACGGTTGAGAAAATCCGGTCGCAGCGAGCCCATTCGATTCAGATGCCTGATCAATATCTCTTCTGTCATACGGCCATCTTAGAATGTGCTGTAGCGGCTGGCCTGCTCCAGGGCGATGAACTGGCATGCTTGGATGACGAGGATGACAGTAGCGATACTGGCTAG
- the LOC116919141 gene encoding uncharacterized protein LOC116919141, which produces MAAESERTQDGHLINGNHQDYSSCTANWESQQSANRQFESNWFSPSLTSTQIASFVVIDSDDDAQNDILLTYEKLNIFEDTLQEEIPSPADLSFLPTSTDYPMVSETPPPQGNLLGWDTINPSNYLLNSTEYFKSPQNHTMKTPTKRQSTSAQSKKSSKMKRVKLEGYSCKLNGAIYNVVSRDLDVLEAIEKGLKHIQQTIRQHYMCNVRHLSLQLNQIEIVLAILDDEQLGLGMSLEAWNEMIIHTKKKFQDTQHEIDACRRRRFELDTFTDELTHSFSQSLSISSSNQCLQQQCISDIRNEEKSQAKITAKSIHFESKTIRTSDPVSGGGCEHEIQVINSSQIPNSLTHNVGVLLQTSSTQRMERKSLSVKGKTNPKKKPSNVSHTSIILDAGRHSPSREKYLQLVTVMDNTRLPSDSLNLAPAQDLVVASDSTADCSRKTLAIEENPATRQASKNLEALPDVTDSTTYVNESIRISNDILGDDQPSNDTPDFFGVSLDDDGLPLLEKEMVSKFDRAMEGQDDLFVVGESHSSSQSLFLGSKNRTPTIVKIGFHLRPFVLNGVLCPGKNNMKLTINSRIYIGSLAADGTIEMNGFNFSTIGNWIRSVEGKPFSKLSKLVQRTFDLQYNGKSLGQVLEVYESLRSSVLRKVRETPFTDNIAEVSMSHPPMAESKLVQENVSFSSPATKNPMPYLTGTVNNLVHTSATISNTKEDLQFVPEEMTRHIKTIFIHAQDEYFPICKCVEQFWCGIQPFPKHILDEVDSWK; this is translated from the exons ATGGCTGCGGAATCAGAAAGAACTCAAGACGGCCATTTAATTAATGGCAATCATCAGGATTACAGCAGCTGTACTGCAAATTGGGAAAGTCAGCAATCAGCAAATCGACAGTTCGAATCCAATTGGTTCTCACCGTCATTAACGTCAACTCAGATCGCATCATTTGTTGTGATAGACTCAGACGACGATGCACAAAATGACATTCTATTAACATATGAAAAGTTAAATATATTTGAAGATACTTTGCAGGAAGAAATCCCCAGCCCTGCAGACCTGTCCTTCCTACCCACTTCAACTGACTATCCAATGGTTTCTGAAACTCCTCCACCTCAAGGAAACTTACTTGGTTGGGACACCATAAATCCTTCAAATTATTTATTAAACAGCACTGAGTATTTTAAAAGCCCCCAAAACCATACGATGAAAACACCTACCAAAAGGCAGTCCACATCAGCACAAAGCAAGAAGTCatctaaaatgaaaagagtGAAATTAGAAGGCTATAGTTGCAAACTAAATGGTGCCATCTACAAT gtTGTGAGCAGAGACTTGGATGTACTGGAAGCTATAGAGAAGGGCCTAAAACACATACAGCAAACAATCCGTCAACACTATATGTGTAATGTGAGACATCTATCTCTTCAGCTGAATCAGATTGAAATTGTTTTAGCAATTCTTGATGATGAACAGCTTGGACTAGGGATGTCACTTGAG GCATGGAATGAAATGATAatacatacaaaaaaaaaatttcaagataCTCAACATGAAATTGACGCGTGCAGAAGGAGGAGATTCGAGCTGGACACTTTCACTGATGAATTAACTCATTCCTTTTCTCAGAGCTTAAGCATCTCCAGTTCAAATCAGTGCCTTCAACAACAATGTATCAG CGACATCCGTAACGAGGAGAAAAGTCAAGCGAAAATTACAGCAAAATCCATTCATTTTGAGTCAAAAACCATCAGAACCAGTGATCCAGTTTCCGGTGGGGGTTGTGAACATGAGATCCAAGTTATTAACTCGTCGCAGATACCCAACAGCCTTACACACAACGTAGGCGTACTTCTTCAGACCTCATCAACgcaaagaatggaaagaaagagcCTGTCGGTAAAAGGCAAAACGAATCCAAAGAAGAAACCCAGCAATGTATCACATACATCCATTATATTGGACGCAGGGCGTCATTCGCCTTCGAGGGAAAAGTATCTTCAATTGGTAACAGTTATGGACAATACCCGACTTCCCAGCGATTCCTTGAATTTAGCACCTGCTCAGGATTTGGTTGTAGCTTCCGATTCAACTGCCGATTGCTCACGGAAAACACTCGCCATAGAAGAAAACCCAGCCACCAGACAAGCTAGCAAAAATCTCGAAGCACTACCGGATGTTACAGATTCGACCACGTACGTCAATGAATCCATTCGAATTTCTAATGACATTCTAGGAGACGACCAACCATCAAATGACACTCCAGATTTCTTTGGCGTTTCTCTTGACGACGATGGCCTGCCACtactggaaaaagaaatggtcAGTAAGTTTGACAGAGCTATGGAAGGTCAGGACGACCTGTTCGTTGTTGGAGAATCGCATAGTTCATCACAATCGTTGTTCCTTGGAAGCAAGAACCGTACACCCACTATAGTAAAAATCGGTTTCCATCTTCGCCCATTCGTTTTAAACGGAGTTCTATGCCCTGGAAAAAATAACATGAAATTGACTATCAACAGTCGCATCTACATAGGTTCTCTTGCCGCTGATGGGACCATTGAAATGAATGGCTTTAATTTCTCAACCATAGGTAACTGGATAAGATCGGTTGAAGGAAAACCCTTTTCGAAGTTGTCGAAGTTAGTCCAGAGAACGTTTGATTTGCAATATAATGGGAAATCTCTGGGACAAGTTCTTGAGGTGTATGAGTCATTAAGAAGTTCGGTCCTGAGAAAAGTTAGGGAAACTCCTTTCACCGACAATATCGCTGAAGTTTCCATGTCACATCCTCCAATGGCAGAGAGCAAGCTTGTCCaggaaaatgtttctttttcctcacCTGCCACGAAAAATCCCATGCCATACCTTACGGGGACAGTTAATAATCTTGTGCATACAAGTGCCACTATATCGAACACGAAAGAAGATCTGCAGTTTGTTCCCGAGGAAATGACGCGCCACATCAAAACCATTTTCATCCACGCTCAGGACGAATATTTTCCCATTTGTAAGTGTGTTGAACAGTTCTGGTGCGGTATACAGCCTTTTCCCAAACACATTTTGGACGAGGTTGATTCTTGGAAATAG